Genomic segment of Acidimicrobiales bacterium:
GTTCGACGTCTCCGGCCGCATGCTCTCGGTCTCCGAGGGCTGGCACCGGGGCCCGACGATCGAGAACCCCGACGACGACCCCGAGACCCTCGGCCACGCCGTGCTCGACCTGGTCGCCCAGGCCAGGCCGAACGCCAACATGTTCGGCTACGACGAGTAGGGCTACCGCGATGGGTGTCGCCACGGGGCGGTTGCGGCAGGTGGCGTTGCACGTCGACGACCTCGACCGGGCGATCGCCTTCTACCGGGACGTGGTCGGGCTGCGGTTCGTCGCCAAGTTCGAGCCGCCCGGGTTGGGGTTCTTCGACCTCGGGGAGACGCGGCTCCTGCTCGAGGGTGGGGCGCCGGCGTCGTTGCTCTACCTCGAGGTCGACGACGTGGTCGCGGCACATGCGGCGTTGGGCGACGCCGGCGTCGAGCTGGAGGGAGAGCCGCACCTCATCTTCCGCGACGACACCGGCCAGTTCGGCCCTCCGGGCACCGAGGTCTGGCAGGCCGCCTTCCGCGACTCCGAGGGAAACCTGGTCGTCCTCGAAGAAGGACGGCTCAGAACAGCTTGAGGACGTCGGACTCGATGCCGCGGAGGGCGTCGTAGTCGACCTCGACGCAGGCGATCGCACGGTCGGTGGCGAGGACCTTGGCCTGCGGTCTGATCTGCTGGGCGACGAAGACGCCCCGCACCGGGCGCAGCAGCGGGTCGCGCTCGAGGAACTCCAGGTAGCGGGTCAGCTGCTCGACGCCGTCGATCTCGCCCCGGCGCTTGACCTCGATGGCGACCGCCCGCCCGTCGGCGTCACGGCACAGCAGGTCGACCGGGCCGATGTCGGTGGGGTACTCCCGTCGGACCAGCCGCAGGCCGGGGGCGATCGCCTCGCAGTTCGCCGCCAGCAGCTCCTGCAGGTGGGCCTCGACGCCGTCCTTCTGCAGGCCCGGGTCGACGCCCATGTCGACGCTCTGGTCGGACAGCACCTCGTGCAGCGTGATCGTGAGCGCCTCGCCCTTGGGGCTGCGGACGGTCCAGACCTCCTGACCGGTGCCGTCGAGGTCCTCGGTCAGCACGTTGGGGGCGTTCATCCAGTTCAGCGGCTTGTAGGCGCCCCCGTCGGCGTGCACCGCCACGCACCCGTCGGCCTTCACCATCAGCAGCCGCGTGGCCTCGGGCAGGTGCGCCGTGAGGCGCCCCGCGTAGTCGACCGTGCACCGGGCCACCACCAATCGCATGGCGGCCGACGTTACGCGAAGTCGAGCTCCACGGTGGTGAGCAACTCGAACGCGGTGCGTGACCGCTCGTCGCCGGCGGGGCGGTACAGGACCAGGATCACCGCCTGGTCGAACGACCGGAACGACTCGTAGGCCGCCGTGA
This window contains:
- the nucS gene encoding endonuclease NucS, whose product is MRLVVARCTVDYAGRLTAHLPEATRLLMVKADGCVAVHADGGAYKPLNWMNAPNVLTEDLDGTGQEVWTVRSPKGEALTITLHEVLSDQSVDMGVDPGLQKDGVEAHLQELLAANCEAIAPGLRLVRREYPTDIGPVDLLCRDADGRAVAIEVKRRGEIDGVEQLTRYLEFLERDPLLRPVRGVFVAQQIRPQAKVLATDRAIACVEVDYDALRGIESDVLKLF
- a CDS encoding VOC family protein, with the translated sequence MGVATGRLRQVALHVDDLDRAIAFYRDVVGLRFVAKFEPPGLGFFDLGETRLLLEGGAPASLLYLEVDDVVAAHAALGDAGVELEGEPHLIFRDDTGQFGPPGTEVWQAAFRDSEGNLVVLEEGRLRTA